From a region of the Bacteroidales bacterium genome:
- a CDS encoding thioredoxin family protein, with the protein MLYTNLNHIESAAEHQKVISENENVMICCGRMGPMCIPVYEIMEELEPQYPHVKFFDMEFDNPDAYVIRNAPECRGFMGLPFTVYYKNGKIVKATSSIQTMDQVKAILNQEFGVPVNA; encoded by the coding sequence ATGTTGTACACCAATTTAAATCACATCGAAAGTGCTGCTGAGCATCAGAAAGTAATCAGCGAAAATGAAAACGTAATGATCTGCTGCGGGCGGATGGGCCCCATGTGCATTCCCGTTTACGAAATCATGGAAGAACTGGAACCCCAATATCCGCATGTCAAGTTCTTTGATATGGAATTTGACAATCCCGATGCATACGTAATACGAAATGCTCCCGAATGCCGCGGATTTATGGGTTTACCTTTCACGGTTTACTACAAAAACGGAAAAATCGTAAAGGCTACATCGAGCATTCAGACCATGGACCAGGTAAAGGCCATTCTGAACCAGGAATTCGGAGTACCGGTAAATGCATAA
- a CDS encoding OsmC family protein — MQVKQETSWLGNMKFDALVSGHHVIMDASEDVGGEDSGPRPKELMLTSLAGCTGMDVVSILKKMRSEPEKFSIEVVAESTEEHPKHYTKMHIIYKFHGKNLDMEKLKKAVDLSQDRYCGVSAAYRKAMELTYEIQVTE; from the coding sequence ATGCAAGTAAAACAAGAAACTTCCTGGCTGGGAAATATGAAATTCGATGCCCTTGTAAGCGGGCACCATGTGATTATGGATGCTTCTGAGGATGTAGGTGGGGAAGATTCCGGTCCTCGGCCCAAGGAGCTTATGCTCACTTCATTGGCAGGTTGTACCGGAATGGATGTAGTTTCCATACTGAAAAAAATGCGCTCGGAACCCGAAAAGTTTTCCATTGAAGTAGTTGCCGAGAGTACAGAAGAGCACCCGAAACATTACACCAAAATGCACATTATCTATAAATTCCATGGGAAGAACCTCGACATGGAGAAACTGAAGAAAGCTGTCGACCTGTCGCAGGACAGGTACTGCGGAGTTTCAGCCGCCTACCGGAAGGCCATGGAACTTACCTATGAAATACAGGTTACCGAATAA
- a CDS encoding Crp/Fnr family transcriptional regulator — protein sequence MKAITETDKEYICEIQAPCFQDLSQEEVALIRAGKTQILFHRGENLTKQGFFASSVLFIISGYARLFIEGNNGRNLNLAVLVPGDFAGISALFGQNKFPYSITALCDTQVLLIESGILEKVLRQNSSFAWHIGARNHSFDNLLRAALYSVAFLQMNGRVASVLLYLDSLVREGHDVFPLLSRKDIAEFAGLSTESTVKILKSFEKDGLIQLREKSLTILKPENLKEISRLG from the coding sequence ATGAAAGCGATAACTGAAACCGACAAGGAATACATCTGCGAGATACAGGCTCCCTGTTTTCAGGATCTCAGTCAGGAGGAAGTGGCGCTGATCAGGGCAGGTAAAACCCAGATCCTTTTTCATCGTGGCGAAAATCTGACCAAGCAGGGGTTTTTTGCCTCATCTGTCTTATTTATCATCAGTGGTTACGCCAGGTTATTTATCGAAGGGAACAACGGCAGAAACCTTAACCTTGCTGTTTTGGTTCCGGGTGACTTTGCCGGGATTTCTGCCCTGTTTGGTCAGAACAAGTTTCCTTACTCCATCACTGCTCTTTGCGATACGCAGGTTCTGCTGATTGAGTCGGGCATTCTGGAAAAAGTGCTCCGGCAGAATTCTTCCTTTGCATGGCATATTGGTGCCAGGAATCATTCTTTTGACAATTTGCTGAGGGCAGCCCTCTACTCTGTTGCTTTTCTTCAGATGAACGGCAGGGTCGCTTCGGTTTTGCTGTATCTTGACAGTCTTGTCAGGGAAGGCCATGATGTATTTCCTCTTCTTTCAAGAAAGGACATTGCTGAATTTGCCGGACTTTCAACCGAAAGCACAGTAAAGATTCTCAAATCGTTTGAGAAAGACGGACTGATTCAGTTGCGTGAAAAATCGTTAACCATTCTGAAACCCGAAAACCTGAAAGAAATCAGCAGGTTGGGGTAA